The proteins below are encoded in one region of Drosophila santomea strain STO CAGO 1482 chromosome 3R, Prin_Dsan_1.1, whole genome shotgun sequence:
- the LOC120452396 gene encoding fibroblast growth factor receptor homolog 1, whose amino-acid sequence MAAAWSWRASHSTITMKSGSLVVLFLLLSIWQPAVQVEGRRQVANSQEMIKDNAGARSQNKTPAITNNANQSSTSTADLDDGAADDDDNKADLPVNVSSKPYWRNPKKMSFLQTRPSGSLLTLNCHALGNPEPNITWFRNGTVEWTRGYGSLKRNRWTLTMEDLVPGDCGNYTCKVCNSLGCIRHDTQVIVSDRVNHKPILMTGPMNLTLVVNSTGSMHCEYLSDLTSKKAWIFVPCQGMTNCSNNRSIIAEDKDQLDFVNVRAEQEGFYTCVESNSLGQSNITAYLRVVHSLHVLEAGVASGSLHSTSFVYIFVFGGLIFIFMTTLFVFYAIRKMKHEKVLKQRIETVHQWTKKVIIFKPEGGGDSSGSMDTMIMPVVRIQKQRTTVLQNGNEPAPFNEYEFPLDSNWELPRSHLVLGATLGEGAFGRVVMAEVNNAIVAVKMVKEGHTDDDIASLVREMEVMKIIGRHINIINLLGCCSQNGPLYVIVEYAPHGNLKDFLYKNRPFGRDQDRDCSQPPPSPPAHVITEKDLIKFAHQIARGMDYLASRRCIHRDLAARNVLVSDDYVLKIADFGLARDIQSTEYYRKNTNGRLPIKWMAPESLQEKFYDSKSDVWSYGILLWEIMTYGQQPYPTIMSAEELYTYLMSGQRMEKPAKCSMNIYILMRQCWHFNADDRPPFTEIVEYMDKLLQTKEDYLDVDIANLDTPPSTSDEEEDETDNLQKWCNY is encoded by the coding sequence ATGGCTGCCGCCTGGAGTTGGCGAGCCAGTCACTCAACGATCACAATGAAGAGCGGATCGCTGGTAGTGCTGTTCCTGTTGCTCTCGATTTGGCAACCCGCCGTACAAGTGGAAGGTCGACGCCAAGTGGCCAACAGCCAGGAGATGATCAAGGATAATGCGGGGGCCAGGAGTCAAAACAAGACTCCAGCCATCACGAACAACGCCAATCAATCAAGCACTTCGACGGCGGATCTGGATGATGGCGCCgcggatgatgatgataacAAGGCAGATTTGCCGGTGAATGTCAGTTCGAAACCCTACTGGCGGAACCCCAAGAAGATGAGTTTTCTGCAGACGCGACCCTCGGGCTCCCTGCTCACCCTCAATTGTCATGCCCTGGGCAATCCGGAACCCAATATCACGTGGTTTCGCAATGGAACCGTCGAGTGGACGCGCGGCTATGGCAGCTTGAAGCGGAACCGATGGACCCTGACCATGGAGGATCTGGTGCCGGGCGATTGTGGCAACTACACCTGCAAGGTGTGCAATTCATTGGGTTGCATTCGTCATGACACCCAGGTGATTGTCAGCGATCGAGTCAACCACAAACCGATCCTGATGACCGGCCCAATGAATCTCACACTGGTGGTCAATTCCACAGGCAGCATGCACTGCGAATATCTGTCGGACTTGACCAGCAAGAAAGCGTGGATCTTTGTGCCCTGCCAGGGGATGACCAACTGCTCCAACAACCGATCCATCATTGCCGAGGATAAGGATCAGTTGGACTTTGTGAACGTTAGGGCGGAGCAGGAGGGCTTTTACACATGCGTCGAAAGCAACAGCCTGGGCCAATCCAATATCACTGCATATCTGCGAGTGGTGCACAGTTTGCACGTCTTGGAGGCCGGTGTGGCCAGTGGCTCACTGCATTCCACCAGCTTCGTGTACATCTTCGTCTTCGGCGGCCTCATTTTCATCTTCATGACCACTCTGTTTGTCTTCTATGCCATCCGGAAAATGAAGCATGAGAAGGTGCTGAAACAACGCATAGAAACCGTTCACCAGTGGACCAAGAAGGTGATCATCTTCAAGCCCGAAGGTGGCGGAGACTCCAGTGGCTCCATGGACACCATGATCATGCCGGTGGTTAGGATTCAGAAACAGCGCACCACCGTCCTTCAAAATGGCAACGAGCCGGCTCCCTTTAACGAATACGAATTCCCACTGGACTCGAACTGGGAACTGCCCAGAAGCCATTTGGTATTGGGTGCCACCTTGGGAGAAGGTGCGTTCGGACGAGTGGTCATGGCGGAGGTCAACAATGCCATAGTGGCCGTGAAAATGGTGAAGGAGGGCCACACGGACGATGATATTGCCAGCTTGGTGCGTGAAATGGAAGTGATGAAGATCATTGGGCGGCACATAAACATTATCAACCTACTGGGTTGCTGCAGCCAGAATGGGCCTCTCTATGTGATTGTCGAGTACGCGCCACACGGAAATCTCAAGGACTTCCTCTACAAAAATCGACCTTTCGGAAGGGATCAGGACAGGGACTGTTCGCAACCGCCGCCATCGCCACCAGCTCATGTGATTACCGAAAAGGATCTGATCAAGTTTGCCCACCAAATTGCCAGGGGAATGGACTATCTAGCCTCGCGGCGATGCATCCATCGAGACTTGGCAGCCAGGAATGTGCTGGTCAGCGATGATTATGTGCTGAAGATAGCCGATTTCGGTCTGGCGAGGGATATCCAAAGCACGGAATACTACAGGAAGAACACGAATGGCAGGCTACCCATCAAATGGATGGCACCGGAATCGCTGCAGGAGAAATTCTACGACTCCAAGAGCGATGTCTGGTCGTATGGCATCCTGCTGTGGGAGATCATGACCTACGGGCAACAACCATATCCCACTATCATGTCCGCGGAGGAGCTATACACCTATCTTATGTCCGGTCAGCGGATGGAGAAGCCGGCGAAATGCTCCATGAACATCTACATCCTGATGCGGCAGTGCTGGCACTTCAACGCCGACGATCGGCCACCCTTCACGGAAATCGTCGAGTATATGGACAAGCTGCTCCAGACGAAGGAGGACTACCTCGACGTGGACATTGCCAATCTGGATACCCCGCCCTCGACGAgcgatgaggaggaggatgaaACGGACAACCTGCAGAAGTGGTGTAACTATTGA